A region of Lepus europaeus isolate LE1 chromosome 2, mLepTim1.pri, whole genome shotgun sequence DNA encodes the following proteins:
- the CRYGS gene encoding gamma-crystallin S has protein sequence MSKTGTKITFYEDKNFQGRRYDCDCDCSDFHTFLSRCNSIRVEGGTWAVYERPDFAGYMYILPQGDYPEYQRWMGLNDRLSSCRALHLSSGGQYKIQIFEKGDFNGQMYETTEDCPSIMEQFHMREVHSCKVLDGAWVFYELPNYRGRQYLLDKKEYRKPVDWGAVSPAVQSFRRIVES, from the exons ATGTCTAAAACTGGAACAAAG ATTACCTTCTACGAAGACAAGAATTTTCAGGGCCGCCGTTATGACTGCGATTGTGACTGTTCGGACTTCCACACCTTCCTGAGCCGCTGCAACTCCATCAGGGTGGAGGGAGGCACCTGGGCGGTGTACGAGAGGCCCGACTTTGCCGGGTACATGTACATCTTACCTCAGGGGGACTacccggagtaccagcgctgGATGGGCCTCAACGACCGCCTCAGCTCCTGCAGAGCCCTCCACCTG TCTAGCGGAGGCCAGTATAAGATTCAGATCTTTGAGAAGGGGGATTTTAACGGTCAGATGTATGAGACCACTGAAGATTGCCCCTCCATCATGGAGCAGTTTCACATGCGAGAGGTCCACTCCTGTAAGGTGCTTGACGGGGCCTGGGTTTTCTACGAGCTGCCCAACTACCGTGGCAGGCAGTACCTGCTGGACAAGAAGGAGTACCGGAAGCCCGTCGACTGGGGTGCGGTGTCCCCGGCCGTGCAGTCGTTCCGCCGCATCGTGGAGTCGTGA